The Flavobacterium piscisymbiosum genome includes a region encoding these proteins:
- a CDS encoding adenine phosphoribosyltransferase: MKIENYVRDIQGFPKEGILFKDITPLLNDPIATKECLNVLIESLNGQKIDKVVGAESRGFFFGILLAQELNAGFVPVRKPKKLPYETISATYELEYGTDSLEMHTDAIKKGDKVLIHDDVLATGGTAKAVCELVEKLGGEIVQCNFLMELTFLNGREKIKDHPIFAAITY, from the coding sequence ATGAAGATTGAAAATTATGTACGTGATATTCAGGGATTTCCAAAAGAAGGAATTTTGTTTAAAGATATCACTCCACTATTAAATGATCCAATTGCGACAAAAGAATGCCTTAATGTTTTAATAGAATCTTTAAACGGACAAAAAATAGATAAAGTAGTAGGAGCAGAGAGTAGAGGTTTTTTCTTTGGAATATTATTGGCGCAGGAACTAAATGCAGGTTTTGTTCCCGTTAGAAAGCCTAAAAAGTTACCGTATGAAACCATTTCGGCAACTTATGAACTGGAATATGGTACCGATAGCTTAGAGATGCATACAGATGCAATAAAAAAGGGAGACAAGGTTTTGATACATGATGATGTTTTAGCGACAGGAGGGACCGCAAAAGCAGTTTGTGAGTTGGTCGAGAAGTTAGGAGGGGAAATTGTACAATGTAATTTCCTTATGGAGTTAACTTTTTTAAACGGAAGAGAAAAAATTAAAGACCATCCTATTTTTGCTGCAATTACGTATTAA
- the pheT gene encoding phenylalanine--tRNA ligase subunit beta translates to MKISYNWLKQFIKTDWTSEQTSELLTDLGLEVEVVEKYQSVKGGLEGVVVGHVLTCEKHPDADRLNITTVNIGLEAPIQIVCGAANVAAGQKVPVATIGTVLYDKDGAEFTIKKGKIRGQESHGMICAEDELGLGTSHDGIMVLDEKLVPGRPAADVFQVVNDEVFEIGLTPNRADAMSHLGTARDLRAGMLQRGVNVELITPSVSNFRVDMRTLKIDVNVEEPLLAPRYCGVTISGISVQESPAWLQDRLKAIGLTPKNNIVDVTNYVLHELGQPLHAFDAAKINGKIIVKTLPEGTKFVTLDDVERTLHKEDLMICDEKGPLCIAGVFGGKKSGVSDGTTTIFLESAYFDAVSVRKTAKRHQLNTDASFRFERGIDPTITEYALKRAALLILEVAGGKITSDVVEVYPKKIEDFSVLLNFSHVSKIIGQEIPKDTIKKILVSLDIKVNSVSDSGLGLTIPAYRVDVQREIDVIEEILRVYGYNNINFSKKFNATVSNSPRTEDYKVQNVIASQLNSQGFHEMMANSLTTAAYAKLSTALKEEHNVTMLNPLSSDLSTMRQSLLFSGLEAISYNINRKNADLKLFEFGKSYHKYLNGYEEHKHLTLLISGNRNKESWTNPQKTTDFFLLKGYVKGILARLGIDKISNAPVQSDIFSEGTAICYNNDTLVEMGVVKKSILKHFGIKQDVYFADFNWDLVLKIITGKIKYSEIPKYPEVRRDLALLIDKSTTYESIFNLAKQTEKSLLKDVNLFDVYEGSKLPEGKKSYALSFTIQDNTKTLTDAQIDKIMSKLQHTFETELGASLR, encoded by the coding sequence TAAATATTGGTTTAGAAGCTCCTATACAAATTGTTTGTGGTGCAGCGAATGTTGCAGCAGGACAAAAAGTTCCTGTAGCAACTATAGGTACAGTTTTATATGATAAAGACGGTGCTGAATTCACTATCAAAAAAGGAAAAATTCGCGGACAGGAAAGTCACGGAATGATTTGTGCCGAAGATGAATTAGGTTTAGGTACAAGCCACGACGGAATCATGGTTCTGGATGAAAAATTAGTTCCGGGAAGACCGGCTGCAGACGTTTTTCAGGTTGTAAATGACGAAGTATTCGAAATTGGCTTAACTCCAAATCGTGCTGACGCCATGAGCCATCTGGGAACTGCACGTGATTTAAGAGCAGGAATGCTCCAACGTGGTGTAAACGTAGAATTGATCACGCCATCTGTGAGTAATTTTAGAGTAGACATGCGTACTTTAAAAATTGATGTGAACGTAGAAGAACCTCTTTTGGCTCCAAGATATTGCGGTGTCACTATTTCAGGAATTTCTGTTCAGGAATCTCCAGCATGGTTACAAGATCGTTTGAAAGCTATTGGATTAACTCCAAAAAACAATATTGTAGATGTTACCAATTATGTTTTACATGAATTAGGACAACCTTTACATGCTTTTGATGCTGCTAAAATCAATGGAAAGATCATTGTTAAAACTCTTCCTGAAGGAACCAAATTTGTGACTTTAGACGATGTTGAAAGAACATTACACAAAGAAGATTTAATGATTTGCGACGAAAAAGGTCCGCTTTGTATTGCGGGAGTTTTTGGAGGAAAAAAATCAGGAGTATCTGATGGTACAACAACTATATTCTTAGAAAGTGCTTATTTTGATGCTGTAAGTGTTCGTAAAACGGCAAAAAGACATCAATTGAATACGGATGCTTCTTTTAGATTTGAAAGAGGAATTGACCCAACGATTACAGAATATGCATTGAAACGTGCAGCGCTTTTAATCCTGGAAGTTGCAGGCGGAAAAATAACATCTGATGTTGTAGAGGTTTATCCTAAAAAAATAGAAGATTTCTCTGTTTTACTGAACTTTAGTCATGTTTCTAAAATTATCGGACAAGAAATTCCAAAAGATACCATCAAAAAAATCCTGGTTTCTTTAGACATAAAAGTAAATAGCGTTTCTGATTCTGGTTTAGGGCTGACAATTCCTGCATATCGCGTAGACGTGCAACGTGAAATAGATGTAATCGAAGAGATTTTGAGAGTTTACGGATATAACAATATCAATTTCTCGAAAAAATTCAATGCAACGGTATCTAATTCGCCAAGAACAGAAGATTACAAAGTGCAAAATGTAATAGCATCGCAATTGAATTCTCAGGGATTTCATGAAATGATGGCCAACTCTTTGACAACAGCTGCTTATGCTAAATTATCAACTGCTTTAAAAGAAGAACATAACGTTACAATGCTGAATCCGTTAAGTAGTGATTTGTCTACTATGCGTCAATCTTTATTGTTCTCTGGTTTAGAAGCGATTTCGTATAACATTAACAGAAAAAATGCTGATTTAAAATTATTTGAATTCGGAAAATCATATCATAAATACCTTAACGGATACGAAGAGCACAAACATTTGACTTTACTGATCTCAGGAAACAGAAACAAAGAAAGCTGGACTAATCCGCAAAAAACTACTGATTTCTTTTTATTAAAAGGATACGTAAAAGGAATTTTGGCTCGTTTAGGAATTGATAAAATTTCTAACGCTCCGGTACAATCTGATATTTTCTCTGAAGGAACTGCTATTTGCTATAACAATGACACATTGGTAGAAATGGGAGTGGTTAAAAAATCTATTTTAAAGCATTTCGGAATCAAACAAGATGTTTATTTTGCTGATTTTAACTGGGATTTGGTACTTAAAATCATCACTGGAAAAATCAAGTATTCTGAAATTCCTAAATATCCTGAAGTTCGTAGAGATTTAGCTTTATTGATTGATAAGAGCACCACTTACGAAAGCATTTTCAACCTTGCTAAGCAAACAGAAAAGTCACTTTTGAAAGATGTTAACTTATTTGATGTTTACGAAGGAAGTAAGCTTCCTGAAGGCAAAAAATCGTATGCTTTGAGTTTCACCATTCAGGATAATACAAAAACGCTTACAGACGCTCAAATTGATAAAATTATGTCGAAATTACAACATACTTTTGAAACGGAGCTTGGAGCTAGTTTAAGATAA
- a CDS encoding recombinase family protein encodes MSKIADLYIRVSTDEQAEKGFSQRNQEEMLRKYCSINQIQIRNVVYEDHSAKTFNRPQWKKFLDDVKKNKNKINLVLFMKWDRFSRNAGDAYQMINVLRKLGIEPQAIEQPLDLSVPENKMMLAFYLAAPEVENDRRALNTFQGLRRGKKEGRHMGMAPYGYANKVTEDGKKYIAIVPEKAIKVIWVFEQIAKNIFSTESIYQMAKEKGFGISKNNLWLIIRNPLYCGKIVVPQYRDEEARLVNGQHDAIISEGLFYQVQDILDSKSRTYRPKIKTIENFPLRGFFMCPKCGQKLTGSKCKGRNKYYYYYHCDKVCKWRINSEIANKTFKVHLNKFKPLPEVKKLYSAVLLEGYREHTGLIINEKKKSLEQIAVYEKKLTVARNLLVTEKIDAEDYHLMKNEYNAVISKLEKELGNVDDDRENIEYLTSTGLENLLKLGEAFDGGTLADSREIIGLIFPENFTFSENKIRTARVNEIINCIYLVNNRLRAKKNGTKDDIFLLSRVVTSTGFKPVTS; translated from the coding sequence ATGAGTAAGATAGCAGACTTATATATTAGAGTGAGTACCGACGAGCAGGCAGAAAAAGGCTTCTCCCAACGGAATCAGGAGGAAATGCTAAGAAAATATTGCAGTATAAACCAAATACAGATACGTAATGTAGTTTATGAAGATCATTCAGCAAAAACTTTTAACAGGCCTCAATGGAAAAAATTTCTTGATGATGTAAAAAAAAATAAAAACAAAATTAATTTGGTTCTTTTTATGAAGTGGGACAGGTTCAGCCGTAATGCGGGTGATGCTTACCAAATGATAAATGTTTTAAGAAAATTGGGTATAGAGCCGCAGGCGATAGAACAGCCACTTGATCTGAGTGTTCCGGAAAACAAAATGATGCTAGCATTTTACCTGGCCGCACCCGAGGTTGAAAACGACCGAAGGGCATTGAATACTTTTCAGGGGCTTAGAAGGGGAAAGAAGGAGGGAAGGCATATGGGTATGGCCCCTTATGGTTATGCTAATAAAGTTACAGAAGATGGAAAAAAATATATTGCCATTGTGCCTGAGAAAGCCATAAAAGTTATATGGGTGTTTGAACAGATTGCGAAAAATATTTTTAGTACTGAATCTATTTACCAAATGGCCAAAGAGAAAGGCTTTGGGATCTCTAAGAACAACTTGTGGCTTATTATAAGAAACCCTCTTTATTGCGGAAAGATCGTTGTACCTCAGTACAGAGATGAAGAGGCGAGATTAGTCAATGGCCAGCATGATGCAATTATTAGCGAAGGATTGTTTTACCAAGTACAGGATATCCTTGATAGTAAATCACGGACATATCGACCGAAAATTAAAACAATAGAAAATTTTCCCCTTAGAGGTTTTTTTATGTGTCCTAAATGCGGACAGAAGTTAACAGGAAGCAAATGCAAAGGAAGAAATAAGTATTACTACTATTACCATTGTGATAAAGTTTGTAAATGGAGAATAAACTCTGAGATAGCAAATAAAACATTTAAAGTGCATTTAAATAAATTTAAACCTTTACCCGAAGTGAAGAAACTATATTCAGCAGTTCTGCTTGAAGGCTACAGGGAGCATACTGGATTAATCATTAATGAAAAAAAGAAATCTCTTGAACAAATTGCAGTTTATGAAAAGAAACTGACCGTTGCCAGAAATTTATTAGTCACCGAGAAAATCGACGCTGAAGACTATCATCTTATGAAAAATGAATACAATGCTGTTATTAGCAAGTTAGAGAAAGAGCTTGGAAATGTAGATGACGATAGAGAGAATATAGAGTATCTAACAAGCACGGGACTGGAAAACCTTTTAAAGCTAGGCGAGGCCTTTGATGGCGGGACTTTAGCTGATTCCAGGGAGATAATTGGTTTAATTTTCCCTGAAAATTTTACATTTTCAGAAAACAAAATCCGCACCGCCCGAGTGAACGAAATCATCAACTGTATTTATCTGGTAAACAATAGGTTACGGGCAAAAAAAAACGGGACAAAAGATGATATTTTTCTTTTGTCCCGAGTAGTGACCTCGACTGGATTCAAACCAGTAACCTCTTGA